In a genomic window of Sulfuriferula nivalis:
- a CDS encoding form I ribulose bisphosphate carboxylase large subunit, which translates to MAAKKYEAGVKEYRQTYWMPEYVPLDTDILACFKITPQAGVDREEAAAAVAAESSTGTWTTVWTDLLTDLDYYKGRAYRIEDVPGDDTCFYAFIAYPIDLFEEGSVVNVLTSLVGNVFGFKAIRALRLEDVRFSVAYVKSCGGPPQGIQVERDVMNKYGRPMLGCTIKPKLGLSAKNYGRAVYECLRGGLDFTKDDENVNSQPFMRWRDRFLFVQDATMAAQAETGERKGHYLNVTAPTCEDMLERAEFAKEIGAPIIMHDYLTGGLSANTSLANWCRKNGVLLHIHRAMHAVLDRNPHHGIHFRVLTKILRLSGGDHLHSGTVVGKLEGDRAATLGWIDLMRESFIPEDRSRGIMFDQDWGSMPGVMPVASGGIHVWHMPALVNIFGDDSVLQFGGGTLGHPWGNAAGAAANRVALEACVEARNEGRELEREGKEILTNAAKDSPELKIAMETWKEIKFEFDTVDKLDVVNR; encoded by the coding sequence ATGGCCGCAAAAAAGTATGAGGCAGGTGTTAAAGAGTATCGGCAGACTTACTGGATGCCAGAGTACGTACCTTTGGATACGGACATTCTTGCTTGTTTCAAGATCACCCCACAAGCAGGGGTCGATCGTGAAGAAGCTGCTGCTGCAGTAGCTGCAGAATCTTCAACCGGAACCTGGACCACAGTTTGGACCGATCTTTTAACAGATTTGGACTATTACAAAGGTCGCGCTTATCGTATCGAAGACGTACCTGGTGATGATACCTGTTTCTATGCGTTCATTGCCTATCCTATCGATTTGTTTGAAGAGGGCTCGGTTGTTAACGTTCTGACCTCACTGGTAGGTAACGTATTCGGATTTAAAGCGATTCGTGCCCTGCGTCTGGAAGACGTGCGCTTCTCAGTTGCCTACGTGAAATCTTGTGGCGGTCCTCCTCAAGGTATTCAGGTAGAGCGCGACGTTATGAACAAGTATGGCCGTCCGATGTTGGGTTGTACGATTAAACCTAAACTGGGTCTGTCAGCTAAGAACTACGGTCGTGCCGTATACGAGTGTCTTCGTGGCGGTCTGGATTTCACCAAAGATGATGAAAACGTTAACAGCCAACCATTCATGCGCTGGCGTGATCGCTTCCTGTTTGTTCAGGATGCAACTATGGCTGCTCAGGCTGAAACAGGTGAACGCAAGGGTCACTACCTGAACGTAACTGCACCAACTTGCGAAGATATGCTGGAACGTGCTGAATTCGCTAAAGAAATTGGCGCCCCTATCATTATGCATGACTACCTCACTGGTGGTCTGAGTGCGAATACAAGTCTGGCTAACTGGTGCCGCAAAAACGGTGTGTTGCTACACATACACCGCGCTATGCACGCTGTGCTGGATCGTAACCCGCACCACGGTATTCACTTCCGTGTGCTGACCAAGATTCTGCGCTTGTCGGGTGGTGATCACCTGCACTCAGGTACCGTTGTGGGCAAACTGGAAGGTGACCGTGCTGCGACCCTCGGCTGGATTGATTTAATGCGTGAGTCATTCATTCCTGAAGACCGTTCACGCGGCATCATGTTTGATCAGGACTGGGGTTCTATGCCTGGTGTTATGCCTGTTGCTTCTGGTGGTATTCATGTTTGGCACATGCCAGCACTGGTAAACATCTTCGGTGATGATTCCGTGTTGCAGTTCGGTGGCGGTACTTTAGGTCACCCATGGGGCAATGCGGCAGGTGCTGCAGCTAACCGCGTCGCACTTGAAGCTTGCGTAGAAGCGCGTAACGAAGGTCGTGAACTGGAACGCGAAGGTAAAGAGATTCTTACCAACGCAGCCAAGGATAGCCCAGAGCTGAAAATCGCTATGGAAACATGGAAAGAAATCAAATTTGAATTCGACACTGTGGACAAGCTGGACGTGGTAAACCGTTAA